Below is a genomic region from Salinirussus salinus.
ACGGCGTCGTTGACCGCCAGCGGGTGGGCGAGCATGTCGTCCCACCGTAGCTGGCCCTCGACGACCCGGTCGAGTCCCGCCTCCTGTTGGCGTTCGACAACCTCCGCGCGGGCCCGGTCGTAGGCCGCCGTGAGGTCCTCGCCCTCGTCGCCGCTGATCAGGTCCTCCTTCTGGCGGCCCTTCAGGTCCGCCAGTTCGTCTTTCGCCCAGTCGGGCAGCGGATACAGCCCGGGAGTGGTCGCAACCACGCGTGACATTACGTCCGGATACGCCAGCAGGTCGTTTAGGACTTCTGCATCCCCAGCTCGAGCACCACGAGTTCCTCGAACGGATACGACTCCGAGCGCACACGCTCGACAGTGAGTCCAGCCGCGGTCGCCCGCTCGCGGACCGCGTCCAGGCCGGTCAGCGTCGAGACGAGTAGGTAGGCCACCCCGTCGGGCGACAGCACCCGGCCGACGGAGTCCAAGAAGGGCTCGACGACCGCGCGGCCGTCCTCGCCGCCCGACAGCGCCCGCTCCATCGGGTCGTCCCACTCCAGTTCCGGCGGCGTCGGGAGGTAGGGGGGGTTGAACAGAACGGCGTCGAACGCGTCGTCGGGAAAGGGGTCGACGAGGTTCGCACGGATCACCTCGACCCCCGCCTCGCGGGCCTGCCGGCAGGCCTCGGCGGTGATATCGGTCCCGACGACGCGGGCGCCGGTCTCGTCTGCCACCCGGCGGGCGACGTAGCCCGACCCGACGCCGACCTCACAGACCAGGCCGCCGTCGATGCGGTCGACGGCCACCTCCGCGAGCAGCCGGGAGTCCTCGGCGGGCTGGTAGACCGTGTCGAGGTCGCGGCGGTCGGCCAGCCGGGGGCGGTCGGTCTCCGGGCCGTCAGCGTCGCCGCCGTCGGTCACGACGGTTCACCGACCTCCCAGGCCAGCGTGGCCAGGTCCGCGAAGGCCTCCGGCGGCAGCTCGCCCGCCCGCGCGCTCATGACGTCCTCGTCGGCGGCCGCGACGACGGCCTCCGGGTCACCCAGCCCCGAGATGTGGGCCGTGTTGCGGACGGCGTTGCGCATCGTTTTCCGGCGCTGGGTGAACACCGCCTTGAGAAACTGCAGGAAGAAGTCGCTACTCGGTACGTCGTAGGCCGGGTCGCGGGGCGTCGTCCGCACGACGGCGCTCTCGACGGCCGGCTGCGGGTCGAAGGCCTCCGGGGGGATGGTCTCGACGAGTTCGACGTCGGCGTAGTGGTTCGCGGCGACGGAGAGCCGGCCGTAGTCGTCGTCCCCGGGACCGGCAGCCATCCGCTCGGCGAACTCCCGCTGGAAAGTGAGCACCAGCGGCCGGCCCAGCGGAAGTAAGCGGAAGGCGAGTTCGCTGGAGGGGCCGTAGGGCAGATTCGAGACGGAGGCGTCAAAGTCCGGCAAGTCGACCGCCAGGGCGTCGCCCTCGAGGACGGTCAGCCGACCGGCGGCGACCTCGTCGGCGAACTCCTCGCGGAGGAAGGCCGCGAGGTCGGGGTCGCGCTCGACCGCCGTGACGCGCCCGAGCGCGAGCAGCCGGTCGGTCAGCGCGCCCGTCCCGGCGCCGATTTCGAGGACGTGGTCGGCGGCGGTCCGAAGGTAGCCCGGCAGGCGGTCGAGCACCCGGTCGTCGACCAGGAAGTGCTGGTCCTTCCGCGGGTCGCCGTGGACGCCCGCCCGAGCCCGGAGAGCGTCGGGGTCGCGGGAACGGCGGGCGCCCGTCCCCCGGTTTCCGTCCGTGTCGCGGTCCCCGTCTGTCCCCTGGGTCATTCGCCTCCCTCGCCGTCTTCCCGGCGGGCGAAGGTGCGGTACTTGAGGTCGTCCTCCCGGACCTCCTCGAGGATGCGCTCGACGAGCACCTCGTCGGGGCCGTGGAGGCCGCTGACCCGTGCTTCGAGGTCCTCGAAGCCCTCGAAGGGGCGGCGCTTGCGCTCGTCGAGGATGGCGTTGCGGAGTTTCTTCCCGATGCCGGGCAGGAGGTTGAGCTGGTGGAGCCGGAGGGTGATCGGCTGGGCGTCGTTGTAGAAGTCGACGAAGCGGTCCTCCTCGGCGGCGACGAGTTCCTCGACGGCGTAGTCCAGTTCCGACTGCGCGCCACCCGGGAGGTCCCCGTACTCGACCTCGTGGAACCGCTCGACGCCGGGTGCGTCGTCGAGCGCGACCCGGTCGCCGATGGTGAACTCGGGGTCGTCGACGACGACCTCGTACAGCCGGAAGTCGGCGACGTCGAGCGCGTAGACGAGCGGCTGTTTCTGGTACTGTGGCCGGTCGTCCTCGGTGCGCCCGTGTGGCAGGTAGTCGAGGACCACCGCCTCGTGCCCGCCGGCGTCGCGCTCGTCGGTCATGCCTGTGAAGTAGGGGAACAGGCAACTTAAACCCCGGCAGCCCGCCGGGTCAGGCGTACTGCTTGACGACGTTGAGGATCTCGTCGAGTTCCTCGCCCGACAGTGAGAACCGCTCCTGGGCGTAGACCGCGCGGAGTTCGTCCCGGTCGCGGGGCTTGAGGTCGACGATCTTGTGGGCGGTGGCCTCGTCGACCTTCTCCAGCTCCAGGAGGTCGGCGACGAACTGGCGGGCCTCCTCGGGCTCCAGCATGGCAAACCGGTTGACGTGCTCGACAGCCCGGGCGAGTTCGTAGCGCATCTCCCGGTCCTCGTCGGCGGCCCGCTCGGTCTCCAGCCCCTCAAGGATCTCCTTGGTCTCCGCGATAGTGAGATAC
It encodes:
- a CDS encoding HemK2/MTQ2 family protein methyltransferase, whose protein sequence is MTDGGDADGPETDRPRLADRRDLDTVYQPAEDSRLLAEVAVDRIDGGLVCEVGVGSGYVARRVADETGARVVGTDITAEACRQAREAGVEVIRANLVDPFPDDAFDAVLFNPPYLPTPPELEWDDPMERALSGGEDGRAVVEPFLDSVGRVLSPDGVAYLLVSTLTGLDAVRERATAAGLTVERVRSESYPFEELVVLELGMQKS
- a CDS encoding 16S ribosomal RNA methyltransferase A gives rise to the protein MTQGTDGDRDTDGNRGTGARRSRDPDALRARAGVHGDPRKDQHFLVDDRVLDRLPGYLRTAADHVLEIGAGTGALTDRLLALGRVTAVERDPDLAAFLREEFADEVAAGRLTVLEGDALAVDLPDFDASVSNLPYGPSSELAFRLLPLGRPLVLTFQREFAERMAAGPGDDDYGRLSVAANHYADVELVETIPPEAFDPQPAVESAVVRTTPRDPAYDVPSSDFFLQFLKAVFTQRRKTMRNAVRNTAHISGLGDPEAVVAAADEDVMSARAGELPPEAFADLATLAWEVGEPS
- a CDS encoding DUF655 domain-containing protein encodes the protein MTDERDAGGHEAVVLDYLPHGRTEDDRPQYQKQPLVYALDVADFRLYEVVVDDPEFTIGDRVALDDAPGVERFHEVEYGDLPGGAQSELDYAVEELVAAEEDRFVDFYNDAQPITLRLHQLNLLPGIGKKLRNAILDERKRRPFEGFEDLEARVSGLHGPDEVLVERILEEVREDDLKYRTFARREDGEGGE
- a CDS encoding RNA polymerase Rpb4 family protein, encoding MTIFKDKVDEEYLTIAETKEILEGLETERAADEDREMRYELARAVEHVNRFAMLEPEEARQFVADLLELEKVDEATAHKIVDLKPRDRDELRAVYAQERFSLSGEELDEILNVVKQYA